Proteins encoded within one genomic window of Drosophila gunungcola strain Sukarami chromosome 2R unlocalized genomic scaffold, Dgunungcola_SK_2 000079F, whole genome shotgun sequence:
- the LOC128256965 gene encoding scavenger receptor class B member 1 gives MKCVQWVKIVFCLILAALSVYLFVVSCGVEYPILIAREHVRFRQEMPTMDSWINSPFGKLKNYVFNVTNAEEFRSGRDKRLKVQEIGPIVYKIVGFNDILERNATNVKYSKHRYHSVEFLPEESVAPDVLNWTITSTNNVMLGAATKLKHMAPLSAFGFDATFMMEDMFITDTIYYFLWEFTRPLLQALSKMSNMRANVAVLHNALKDKEEIYTVNIGPERGIENFFRIETLNDEVIIREQLPHTKRYTPDQCPFNVTGALDNSLYPPFIQPDTPLDIVAIESCRVLPLTYQRQERYNGLDAFRYTLLKVNQTPPACLSTSYGIKLPDGMFDVSQCVINDAPSAFSMPHFYGSGYNWSEHYEGYTPNAEDHEPYILLEPVTGIPVMERYRFQSNIPIPDLRWFSSKLTRFSHMMIPSFWYEFEMGQLPGFVTALMWINVNVVQHMQPYCMGLFLLVAMWSVLKAIRVACGGIGYVGLFRKVCCGDMGTVTALETKFPAANLSLAVAVK, from the exons ATGAAGTGCGTTCAGTGGGTAAAGATAGTGTTCTGCCTCATCCTTGCGGCGCTGAGTGTCTATCTGTTTGTGGTGTCTTGTGGTGTGGAATATCCCATCCTGATCGCCAGGGAGCACGTACGCTTCCGCCAGGAGATGCCCACCATGGACAGCTGGATAAACTCGCCGTTCGGGAAGCTAAAGAACTATGTCTTCAATGTGACCAATGCCGAGGAGTTCCGGAGCGGACGCGACAAGCGGCTTAAGGTGCAGGAGATCGGACCCATTGTCTACAAAATAGTGGGCTTTAACGACATATTGGAAAGAAACGCGACAAACGTTAAGTACAGTaagcaccgctaccactcagTGGAGTTCCTGCCGGAGGAGAGCGTCGCGCCCGACGTCCTCAACTGGACCATCACGTCCACCAATAACGTGATGTTGGGCGCAGCAACGAAGCTCAAGCACATGGCCCCGCTCTCAGCCTTTGGTTTCGATGCCACCTTTATGATGGAGGATATGTTCATCACCGACACCATCTACTACTTTCTGTGGGAGTTCACCCGACCTCTGCTGCAGGCGCTCTCCAAAATGTCCAACATGAGAGCCAATGTTGCAGTTCTGCACAAT GCTCTCAAGGACAAAGAGGAGATCTACACGGTGAACATAGGCCCGGAGCGCGGCATTGAGAACTTCTTCCGCATCGAAACGCTTAACGACGAGGTCATCATCCGGGAGCAGCTACCGCACACCAAACGGTACACCCCTGACCAGTGTCCGTTCAACGTGACCGGCGCCCTGGACAACTCCCTTTACCCGCCCTTCATCCAGCCTGACACACCGCTGGACATAGTAGCGATCGAGTCCTGCCGTGTTCTCCCGCTCACCTACCAGCGCCAGGAGCGATATAACGGGCTGGACGCCTTTCGCTACACGCTGCTCAAGGTCAACCAGACGCCCCCGGCATGCTTGAGCACCAGCTACGGGATCAAGTTGCCCGACGGGATGTTTGACGTATCCCAGTGTGTGATAA ACGATGCCCCCTCGGCGTTCTCGATGCCGCACTTCTACGGGAGCGGCTACAACTGGAGCGAGCACTACGAGGGATACACTCCCAATGCCGAGGACCACGAGCCATACATTCTGTTGGAGCCGGTCACGGGCATTCCGGTCATGGAGAGGTACCGCTTCCAGTCTAACATCCCTATTCCCGATCTCAGATGGTTTAGTTCAAAGTTGACGAGGTTCAGCCACATGATGATTCCCAGCTTCTGGTATGAGTTT GAAATGGGCCAGCTGCCCGGATTCGTTACCGCCCTGATGTGGATCAACGTGAACGTGGTGCAACACATGCAGCCGTACTGCATGGGGCTCTTCCTGCTTGTGGCCATGTGGAGCGTCCTGAAGGCCATCCGAGTGGCCTGCGGCGGCATCGGTTATGTGGGTCTCTTCCGCAAGGTTTGCTGTGGCGATATGGGCACGGTCACTGCGCTGGAGACCAAGTTCCCGGCAGCTAATCTCTCCCTGGCTGTGGCTGTTAAGTAG
- the LOC128256964 gene encoding lysosome membrane protein 2 isoform X1 — MNGPKHKFCTKLSSTYLRKWWITIVVASALIIGGIVVACEFSVLIDAVVDRMVALRPGAKTFGWWAKPPVEPRISLYIYNVTNADDFLSNGSKAIVDEVGPYVYSETWEKVNIVENDNGTLSYNLRKIYSFREDLSVGPEDDVVIVPNIPMLSATSQSKHAARFLRLAMASIMDILKIKPFVQVSVGQLLWGYEDPLLKLAKDVVPKEQKLPYEEFGLLYGKNGTSSDRVTVNTGVDDIHKYGIIDNFNGRTHLPHWTTDACNTLAGTDGSIFPPHIDHDRILHVYDKDLCRLLPLVFEKEVMTSNEVPGYRFTPPEWVFADVDSHPENMCFCPAGKPSCSPNGLFNVSLCQYDSPIMLSFPHFYLADESLRTQVEGISPPMKEKHQFFFDVQPKMGTTLRVRARIQINLAVSQVFDIKQVANFPDIIFPILWFEEGIDNLPDEVTDLMRFAEQVPPKIRVALIVGLCALGVILLLLSTFCLIRNSHRQSTLHLEGSNYLATAQVDMNKKQNKDIQPARY; from the exons GGATTACGATCGTCGTGGCGTCGGCGCTGATAATTGGCGGAATCGTAGTGGCCTGTGAATTCTCCGTGCTAATCGATGCAGTTGTGGACCGCATGGTGGCCTTGCGTCCCGGCGCCAAGACATTTGGCTGGTGGGCCAAGCCCCCGGTGGAGCCCCGAATCAGTCTATATATCTACAATGTGACCAACGCGGACGACTTCCTCAGCAACGGCTCCAAGGCCATTGTTGATGAGGTGGGCCCCTACGTTTACAG CGAGACCTGGGAAAAGGTAAACATCGTGGAGAATGACAATGGCACGCTGAGCTACAATCTGCGCAAGATCTACTCGTTCCGCGAAGATCTCTCGGTGGGGCCTGAAGACGACGTGGTTATTGTGCCCAACATTCCCATGCTGAGTGCTACCTCTCAGAGCAAGCACGCTGCCCG ATTCCTGCGTCTGGCCATGGCCAGCATCATGGACATTCTGAAGATCAAGCCGTTCGTCCAGGTGTCCGTGGGGCAACTGCTCTGGGGCTACGAGGACCCGCTGCTTAAGCTGGCCAAGGACGTGGTGCCCAAGGAGCAGAAGCTGCCCTACGAGGAGTTTGGACTGCTGTATGGCAAAAACGGCACCAGTTCCGACCGCGTCACCGTCAACACCGGCGTTGACGACATTCATAAGTACGGCATCATCGACAACTTCAACGGCCGCACCCATCTGCCGCACTGGACCACGGACGCGTGCAACACCCTAGCGGGCACCGATGGCTCCATCTTCCCTCCACACATTGACCACGACCGTATCCTCCATGTGTACGACAAGGATCTGTGCCGCCTGTTGCCCCTGGTGTTCGAGAAGGAGGTGATGACCTCGAACGAGGTTCCCGGCTACCGCTTCACCCCGCCCGAGTGGGTGTTCGCCGATGTCGATAGTCACCCGGAGAACATGTGCTTCTGCCCCGCAGGCAAGCCCTCGTGCTCCCCGAACGGACTCTTCAACGTCTCCCTGTGTCAATACG ATTCCCCCATCATGCTGAGTTTCCCGCATTTCTACCTGGCCGACGAAAGTCTGAGGACGCAAGTGGAAGGTATTTCGCCGCCAATGAAGGAAAAGCACCAGTTCTTCTTCGACGTCCAGCCT AAAATGGGAACCACCCTGCGAGTGCGCGCCCGTATCCAGATCAATCTGGCCGTCAGCCAGGTGTTTGACATCAAGCAGGTGGCCAACTTCCCGGACATTATTTTCCCCATTCTGTGGTTCGAGGAGGGCATCGACAACCTGCCCGACGAGGTCACTGACCTGATGCGCTTTGCCGAGCAGGTGCCGCCCAAGATCCGCGTGGCGCTCATCGTGGGCCTCTGCGCCCTGGGCGtgatcctgctgctgctgtcgacCTTCTGCCTGATCCGCAACTCGCACCGACAGAGCACCCTGCACCTGGAGGGCTCCAACTACCTGGCCACTGCCCAGGTCGACATGAACAAGAAGCAGAACAAGGATATCCAACCCGCCAGATACTAA
- the LOC128256964 gene encoding lysosome membrane protein 2 isoform X2, producing MQVADILHRITIVVASALIIGGIVVACEFSVLIDAVVDRMVALRPGAKTFGWWAKPPVEPRISLYIYNVTNADDFLSNGSKAIVDEVGPYVYSETWEKVNIVENDNGTLSYNLRKIYSFREDLSVGPEDDVVIVPNIPMLSATSQSKHAARFLRLAMASIMDILKIKPFVQVSVGQLLWGYEDPLLKLAKDVVPKEQKLPYEEFGLLYGKNGTSSDRVTVNTGVDDIHKYGIIDNFNGRTHLPHWTTDACNTLAGTDGSIFPPHIDHDRILHVYDKDLCRLLPLVFEKEVMTSNEVPGYRFTPPEWVFADVDSHPENMCFCPAGKPSCSPNGLFNVSLCQYDSPIMLSFPHFYLADESLRTQVEGISPPMKEKHQFFFDVQPKMGTTLRVRARIQINLAVSQVFDIKQVANFPDIIFPILWFEEGIDNLPDEVTDLMRFAEQVPPKIRVALIVGLCALGVILLLLSTFCLIRNSHRQSTLHLEGSNYLATAQVDMNKKQNKDIQPARY from the exons GGATTACGATCGTCGTGGCGTCGGCGCTGATAATTGGCGGAATCGTAGTGGCCTGTGAATTCTCCGTGCTAATCGATGCAGTTGTGGACCGCATGGTGGCCTTGCGTCCCGGCGCCAAGACATTTGGCTGGTGGGCCAAGCCCCCGGTGGAGCCCCGAATCAGTCTATATATCTACAATGTGACCAACGCGGACGACTTCCTCAGCAACGGCTCCAAGGCCATTGTTGATGAGGTGGGCCCCTACGTTTACAG CGAGACCTGGGAAAAGGTAAACATCGTGGAGAATGACAATGGCACGCTGAGCTACAATCTGCGCAAGATCTACTCGTTCCGCGAAGATCTCTCGGTGGGGCCTGAAGACGACGTGGTTATTGTGCCCAACATTCCCATGCTGAGTGCTACCTCTCAGAGCAAGCACGCTGCCCG ATTCCTGCGTCTGGCCATGGCCAGCATCATGGACATTCTGAAGATCAAGCCGTTCGTCCAGGTGTCCGTGGGGCAACTGCTCTGGGGCTACGAGGACCCGCTGCTTAAGCTGGCCAAGGACGTGGTGCCCAAGGAGCAGAAGCTGCCCTACGAGGAGTTTGGACTGCTGTATGGCAAAAACGGCACCAGTTCCGACCGCGTCACCGTCAACACCGGCGTTGACGACATTCATAAGTACGGCATCATCGACAACTTCAACGGCCGCACCCATCTGCCGCACTGGACCACGGACGCGTGCAACACCCTAGCGGGCACCGATGGCTCCATCTTCCCTCCACACATTGACCACGACCGTATCCTCCATGTGTACGACAAGGATCTGTGCCGCCTGTTGCCCCTGGTGTTCGAGAAGGAGGTGATGACCTCGAACGAGGTTCCCGGCTACCGCTTCACCCCGCCCGAGTGGGTGTTCGCCGATGTCGATAGTCACCCGGAGAACATGTGCTTCTGCCCCGCAGGCAAGCCCTCGTGCTCCCCGAACGGACTCTTCAACGTCTCCCTGTGTCAATACG ATTCCCCCATCATGCTGAGTTTCCCGCATTTCTACCTGGCCGACGAAAGTCTGAGGACGCAAGTGGAAGGTATTTCGCCGCCAATGAAGGAAAAGCACCAGTTCTTCTTCGACGTCCAGCCT AAAATGGGAACCACCCTGCGAGTGCGCGCCCGTATCCAGATCAATCTGGCCGTCAGCCAGGTGTTTGACATCAAGCAGGTGGCCAACTTCCCGGACATTATTTTCCCCATTCTGTGGTTCGAGGAGGGCATCGACAACCTGCCCGACGAGGTCACTGACCTGATGCGCTTTGCCGAGCAGGTGCCGCCCAAGATCCGCGTGGCGCTCATCGTGGGCCTCTGCGCCCTGGGCGtgatcctgctgctgctgtcgacCTTCTGCCTGATCCGCAACTCGCACCGACAGAGCACCCTGCACCTGGAGGGCTCCAACTACCTGGCCACTGCCCAGGTCGACATGAACAAGAAGCAGAACAAGGATATCCAACCCGCCAGATACTAA